The sequence AGCGTCTAGGGGACCCAGCCAAACGGGGGAGTGTCACCACCGGCATGCAGGAGCGTTCGCTACCGACTGCGGCAGTCCTGGCACAGACCGAAGATCTCCGCAGTGTGACCGGTCTTCTCGAAGCCGTGGGCCGCGGCGGTATCTTGAGCCCACTGCTCCACGGGCCCCCCGTCGATCTCCACGGTGCGCCGACACGAGGTGCACACCAGGTGGTGGTGGTGGGTGTCCGTGGCACAGCTGCGGTAGAGGGTTTCCCCCGAGTCGTCGTGGAGGGTGTCTATAACCCCCATCTCGTGTAACTGCTGCAGGGTCCGATACACGGTGGTGAGCCCCACCTTTTGTCCACGGTTAGTGAGCCGCAGGTGGATGTCCTGAGCGCTGGCGAACTCCACTACCTCATCGAGGACATCCACTACAGCAGCCCGTTGGCGGGTGTTGCGTTGGCCGATCTTGATGTTTCGCTT comes from Corynebacterium heidelbergense and encodes:
- a CDS encoding Fur family transcriptional regulator, with translation MPATTPKRNIKIGQRNTRQRAAVVDVLDEVVEFASAQDIHLRLTNRGQKVGLTTVYRTLQQLHEMGVIDTLHDDSGETLYRSCATDTHHHHLVCTSCRRTVEIDGGPVEQWAQDTAAAHGFEKTGHTAEIFGLCQDCRSR